The window CAGCCGTTTCGAGCCGCTCAACGAGTTCTGAGGTGTAGCTGAGACTCCGATTGAGATTCGTTGCAAGGTCAGAGACCGTCTGCTCACCGTGGAGGGCTGTAAGGGCGCGAACCTCACCTTCTGTGAGCATACTGTTGCATACTAGCGAATCAATATATAAATCACTTCGGTATTTTGCAACGCAGAGCGGATCCAGTCGAGGACGTAGGCACAACAGATGAAAGCCCTCGGCCGCTCGGCATCCCGCGACCGCGCGAGACTACGTCTCGCTGGCCCTCGTTCGCTTCGCTCACGAGGACGCCGCTGTGCTCCTCGTGCCTGCGGTGCTTGCGGGGCCGGGGGACGACCGAGACGGCCTCGCCCTTTCTGAGTCCGCTAGGATGGCGGCTGGGTTACTGAGCGTCAAGAGTGGTTGAACGGTGGTTCTCTACGGCCCGCCCCGTTCGCCGCTGCCGCCCTCCGCGTCGCTCGTGACCGACAATTCGTAGAAGGTTCGATCCAATCGACAATTTGACAACAGTTTTTCACAGCCGTGCTGAATACAGAGGGTGAGTGCAGCAGGTAGCAACCAGCCGAAATTGATTCAGTAAGACGCCAGTAACACTAGCGTATGTCTGAAGCAACCACGGGCTCGAACAGTGATGACGAAATTGTCACGGTGAATTTTAAAGTCACACAGGCGTTTCTCAACGAAATAGACAGCACGTGGCAGAGACGTGGGTTCAACAGCCGAAGCGAATTCATCCGCTACACTCTCCGAGACGCGACTGAGTTCCCGACGTTCGACCGGGATGAACTCATTGCTCTCCTCCAAGCAGAGGAGGACATCCGTAAGGGACGGACGATGAGCGCTGACGAAGCCCGCGAGCAGTTCGGAACAGACGGCGATGAGTGAGGGGACTGGACGTGAGAACTCACATCGACGGCACAAGAGGACCTTTCTGCCCGTTCTCCGCCTGACCAAGAGCGGATATTGAACAAGCTCGACGAGATTGTCGACTCGCCGTGACGAGATCCACCGGACTATGGTGAACCACTCCAAAATAGTTCGCACAAAAAGGTACGTATCGGTGAGTTCCGGTTAGCCGTGACTTTCCGTCAATCCGAACAGCGGATGGTTGTCGCTCGAATCAAGCGTCGTGGTGGAGCGTACACTGCCGACGACGATTGAAACTCTTTGCTGCACGAAGCCTCTGACCGACCTGCGCGCTATATCCAGCACACCATGTTGTCAAGCTATGAGTATTTCAACAGAGCTTCGATACCGGATCTCTCTTCTGAGCGACAGTTCAAAGAGGACCGTCTCGGTGACTGGTGTGTGGACGTCGTCTTCACCGTCACACGCGGTAGAACTCACGAGATACTCGGCATTCTCCAAGAGTTTCACCACCAACTGTCCCAGTCCATCTACTGGACTTCCCACGTCCGCGAAAAGGGAAGGTAACCGAGGCGAGACGTTTCACCGCCCACTTTTCACGAGGTTGACGAGCGTCCGGGCTAATCCTCCAAGCGTGAAGTCCTCCGGTGCGATGCCCAGTTGTTGGAGCATCCCGAACTGATCGATGTTCTCCCAGGTTTCGACTGCTCGTCCGGTCTCATCGTATCGAGTGAGGAACGTGCCGGTCACACGCACCGTTCTGTCGGTCGGCTTGAGACCGACGAACTCCCCCGTGTGAGTGCCGGTCATCACCCAGTGACCCGCGACCGCCTCTCCCTCGACGATGACTGGCCCGATCGTGAATTCGGCGTCCGGAAAGCCACTGATCAACTCGCGTTGCATCTCTTTGTACTCGGCATTCGTCAACTCCTTCCCGTCGAAGTGACCGACCCAGTCCGGGGCGTGGTACTCGTTGATGAACGAGAGATTGTGATTTCCATGGACCTCCTCAGCCCAGCGCTGTGGGAACTGTCGACGTGCTTCTACTGTGTCTGTCTGATCTGTTGTCATGGATGCAGCTGTGAACTCCGTTCAGTCATCGTTGGCAGGCACGGCCGCTTCGAGATCTGCAGCCGTCACGCCGAGTTGTTGCATGAAGCCGAACGTATCCGGTTGCATCCACCACTCCGCAATTTTGCCATCAGCTATTCGGAAGAAGGCCATCGTCTGCACCTCGAACTGTCTGCCAGTCGGCTCGATCCCCATGAACTCGCTGTCGTGGACCCCGGACTCTGTCAGTCGCATCGCGACGGTGTCTCCCTCTGCGATGACGCTGTGTATCGTCTCGGTGGAATTTGCGAAGCCCTTGCTCTCGCTTTCGTACAGCTCTCTGATCGCCTCAGGCCCGTGGAGCTCTCCCATCGGGGTGTGTGTCACCACGTTCTCGGCGAATATCTCGTCGATCGCGTCTAGGTCCCCCTGGTCTTCGACTTCCTCTCGAATTCGACGAACGAGACGCTTGTTCTCCTCAGGTGTTGTTGACATAGATATCCAAGTCGAATTCTTCGATCGGTGTGAACAAAATCGCACGTTCGAGTCACGTACCATCGACCGCCGTCTGCTGAGGAGTGCTTGCTGTGTACCTAACGGATGTTCACCCCTTCGCTACTTCGACTCGGACGCACACGAGTCACCTTCACCGTCCCGTCGAGCGATCGCGGACCGTCGGCCTACGGAGTCTCGGTCTCGTCGAGTCGGTCCAGGGAGCTTCACACTCACCGATCGGGGTCACGAGTCGATCGAATGCACGTCCTGTTCTCCAGATAATCTCTGCTGAGCGATAGATCGAAGGGGGCCGCCTCGGTGACAGATGTATGGACGCCGCCTTCCACGTCACGCGTCGGTATCGGGATACCGGGTCGTGGCGTGACGCCGACGATCAGTTTCTGCGGTGGATTCGCGGACCGCTCAGTACTGGAATCAAGAACACCGGCGGGATTCGCCCGCTCTCGTACGAGGACTCAGACGAGACAGCCGCACTCGTTCTCATCTCGAACGACGCCGGCGTGTCTCAACACGATGATCCGTGGGAAGACTCACTGGCTGTCTCGACGGGCGAGATCGACTACTGGGGTGACGCCAAAGCGGGCACACCCTACGACGAGTCACCGCTCAACCAGCGGATTCGCCACGCATTCGAGCAGGCCGCGCGCGGAAACCGTGATCAGGTCCCGCCAACGCTCGTCTTCCGCAAGCCCAAACCGGGTGTCGTCGAATTCTGTGGCCTCTGTGTTCCGCATGGCTTCGAGGTCTCGACGTACCGCGACGAGAACGACCGGAAAATCCCCAACTACCGGTTTCGCTTCACCATCCTGAATACCGACCGTGTTCCCGTCTCGTGGCTTCACCAACGCGCTCAGCGCCAGACGGAGACGGATGCACCTGATGAGTGGTCCGAATGGGTCGAGGAGGGTGTCGTCTCCCGCTGGCCGCTCGGAGACAGGGTCGACGATACGACGGGCTATCGCCGGCGAGGAGAGCGTGATGAGACGGTCATCAGCGGTCAATTCCGCGAGGACACGCTCTCCCGGTACGACCACCGCTGTGCAGTCACGGGAATCGGAGAATCTGCAGTACTGGACGTCGCGCACGTCCTTCCCCGGAGTGAGCATCCCGAACTGGTCGAGGACCCTGCGAACGTCCTCGTGGTGAACGCGCTGCACCACCGGGCGTTCGACGCCGACCTATTCACCATCGCTTCCGATCAGCGCCTCCAGGTGAACCCGCAGTTCGATCCCGGCCATCCGTTCTTACAGGAAACCATCGTCGACCGTGCTGGGAACCAGGTGGAGTTCCCGCAGGCTGTCGAGGTAGACCAAAGTTATCTCGCAGAACGGAATGCCGGGCTAGCGTGGGTGACTGGTTGATCCCGTTTACTCACTTTACGTCGTCACTTTTGCAGAGACGACTTCTACCGTGCGATCTCTTTTCCAATCGCTTCGCATACTCAGTTCGCCCTTCTTTCAGGTAGTGCCGCTCACGTCCCGTGTCCGAT of the Salinirubrum litoreum genome contains:
- a CDS encoding ester cyclase; the encoded protein is MTTDQTDTVEARRQFPQRWAEEVHGNHNLSFINEYHAPDWVGHFDGKELTNAEYKEMQRELISGFPDAEFTIGPVIVEGEAVAGHWVMTGTHTGEFVGLKPTDRTVRVTGTFLTRYDETGRAVETWENIDQFGMLQQLGIAPEDFTLGGLARTLVNLVKSGR
- a CDS encoding ribbon-helix-helix domain-containing protein; protein product: MSEATTGSNSDDEIVTVNFKVTQAFLNEIDSTWQRRGFNSRSEFIRYTLRDATEFPTFDRDELIALLQAEEDIRKGRTMSADEAREQFGTDGDE
- a CDS encoding HNH endonuclease — its product is MDAAFHVTRRYRDTGSWRDADDQFLRWIRGPLSTGIKNTGGIRPLSYEDSDETAALVLISNDAGVSQHDDPWEDSLAVSTGEIDYWGDAKAGTPYDESPLNQRIRHAFEQAARGNRDQVPPTLVFRKPKPGVVEFCGLCVPHGFEVSTYRDENDRKIPNYRFRFTILNTDRVPVSWLHQRAQRQTETDAPDEWSEWVEEGVVSRWPLGDRVDDTTGYRRRGERDETVISGQFREDTLSRYDHRCAVTGIGESAVLDVAHVLPRSEHPELVEDPANVLVVNALHHRAFDADLFTIASDQRLQVNPQFDPGHPFLQETIVDRAGNQVEFPQAVEVDQSYLAERNAGLAWVTG
- a CDS encoding ester cyclase; this translates as MSTTPEENKRLVRRIREEVEDQGDLDAIDEIFAENVVTHTPMGELHGPEAIRELYESESKGFANSTETIHSVIAEGDTVAMRLTESGVHDSEFMGIEPTGRQFEVQTMAFFRIADGKIAEWWMQPDTFGFMQQLGVTAADLEAAVPANDD